The DNA region TCCGCCTCCCCTGCCGAAGAGCGAGAATATGATCAGGATCGCGATCACGTAGAAGAGGAGGCGCCCTCCGCCGCCCCCTCCGGAGGAGGGCCCCCGGGCGGGCTGCCGCAGGCCGGGCGCTTCGCCCGTGAGCTGGAAGCCGAAGCGCTCGGCATACTCCTGCGCCAGGGCCTGGACCGCGAGGTGGATCCCCCCGCCGACGTCCCCCTGTCCCAGCCGGGGCACCATGTACTCGCGCCCGATCCGGCCCGCCTCCCCCGCGGTGATGAAGGTGTTGGTCCCCAGCCCCGTCTCGATCCGCCACTTCCGGTCCTCCATCGAGACCAGCACCACCGCCCCCGTGTTGCGGGCCGCATCGCCGGGCTCCCCCGCCCGCCCGATCCGCCATTCCCGCCCGATCTGCAGCGCGACCTCGCTCGCGGGGCGTCCCTGCAGCGACGGGAGCGTCACCACGACGATCTCTCCGCCGGACTTGGCGCGCACCTCGTCGACGATGCGGGTGATCTGCGCCTCCTGCTCGGCCGGGATCACGTTCGCGAAGTCGTTCACGTACCCCGTCGGGCGGGGGAGCCGGAGCTGCGCGCCCGCGGGGAGCCCCGCCAGCAGGCCCAGCAGGAGCACGGCGAGCCCCGCCCGCCACGGGAGCACGCTTCTCGCTTGATGCACTACGGATCGCCTCGTACGTTGCTTCACGTCGTTTCCCGTTTCCACAGCCGGAGCCGTCGATGAACCCTCGTCTCGTCCCGCTCGCCGCGCTCCTGGGCTCGCTGGCGCTCGCCGCCTGCGACTCGGATCCGCAGGTGACCGTCCGGGCCACCCTGGACGGCGCGCCCGTCGCGGACCTCCCCGTCCGCCTCCTCCCCTACGACCGCGAGGAGCTGCTGGAGTCGCTCGCATCGGCCGCCAGGTCCCCGGAACCGGCGATCCCGCCGGAGCTCCTCCAGCAATTGCAGGGCCTCCCGGCGGCGGAGCGCGAGGCGCGCGCGCGCGGAGACACGGCCCTGGCGCGCTTCCAGGCGATGCGGCGGGTCCTGTTCGCCCGCGCGGACTCGGTGCGCGCCGCGCGCCGCGAGTGGGCGCAGGCGACGTACGCGGCGTTCGACTCGCTGGCCGCGCGGCGCGCCGAGACGGCGGGCCGACTGGAGGCGGTGGACACCACGGACGCGTCCGGGACCGTCAACTTCGAGGCCAAGCCGGCGCGCTGGTGGGTCTACGCCCGCTACACGCTCCCCCACAGCGAGCTCTACTGGAACCTCCCCGTCGAGGTGGCGGGGGACAGCACCGTGGTGGAGCTGACGCGCGCCAACGCGCGGG from Longimicrobiaceae bacterium includes:
- a CDS encoding TPM domain-containing protein, coding for MHQARSVLPWRAGLAVLLLGLLAGLPAGAQLRLPRPTGYVNDFANVIPAEQEAQITRIVDEVRAKSGGEIVVVTLPSLQGRPASEVALQIGREWRIGRAGEPGDAARNTGAVVLVSMEDRKWRIETGLGTNTFITAGEAGRIGREYMVPRLGQGDVGGGIHLAVQALAQEYAERFGFQLTGEAPGLRQPARGPSSGGGGGGRLLFYVIAILIIFSLFGRGGG